In a genomic window of Ipomoea triloba cultivar NCNSP0323 chromosome 3, ASM357664v1:
- the LOC116013403 gene encoding BAG family molecular chaperone regulator 8, chloroplastic has translation MASNLHHHHHCICHSSSAAPTACYYCSIPIPHHPPPPNLHSPPPCFNNPHHHPHFFDPSPNPPYNTQCLNQTGKSYVQELHHQRVDPQPVFSSLLRRIATLESSLRRRRRSVSSHSLRDTAARTIQTHFRAFLVRRSRTLRHLKELASIKSALNTLKSSAPNIDPQAVSHKAKNLLLQLGAIQDSDPMIRDGKNSITRELVKLIELIDVESYSLSSRIVKNGCAKSKSRVHVLQEMERMESIINKYLELRKSVEEEEEEEEEDDEEFESPRVSVVKKKSGVLRKGGLGKMNCGVNSKVNKGVSFAEDGDIFRYPRVNLKPVSDREADGVDGDGEVLVDGNEELIENLCRRVEDLGVSLKDVEVDEEAQLEDGGGSRGSSDAETEPNYRSRKEGKFGIRLDQGDNGTFVFSAPLPAKMEGRAGFANRHKTVRFAD, from the exons ATGGCCTCCAAccttcaccaccaccaccactgcaTCTGCCACTCCTCCTCCGCCGCCCCCACGGCGTGCTATTACTGCTCCATCCCCATACCCCACCACCCTCCCCCACCAAACCTACATTCTCCACCACCTTGCTTCAACAACCCACATCACCATCCCCACTTCTTTGATCCCTCCCCAAATCCACCCTACAACACCCAATGTCTCAATCAAACCGGAAAATCTTACGTTCAAGAGCTCCACCACCAACGGGTGGACCCCCAGCCCGTTTTCTCCTCCCTTCTACGCCGCATCGCCACTCTGGAATCTtctctccgccgccgccgccgctccGTTTCTTCTCACTCCCTCCGCGACACGGCTGCTCGTACCATCCAGACCCACTTCCGAGCCTTCCTCGTCCGCAGATCAAGAACCCTTCGCCACCTCAAGGAGCTCGCTTCCATCAAATCCGCCCTCAACACTCTCAAATCCTCAGCTCCCAATATCGATCCCCAAGCCGTCTCTCACAAAGCCAAGAACTTGCTTCTTCAACTCGGTGCCATCCAG GACAGTGACCCAATGATCAGAGATGGTAAAAACTCGATTACCCGAGAATTAGTTAAGTTAATTGAGTTAATTGATGTGGAAAGTTACAGTCTTTCAAGTAGAATAGTGAAGAATGGTTGTGCTAAGAGCAAATCTAGGGTTCATGTGCTTCAGGAAATGGAAAGAATGGAGAGTATTATCAATAAGTATCTTGAGCTGAGGAAATctgtggaagaagaagaagaagaagaagaagaggatgatgagGAATTTGAAAGCCCTAGAGTTTCAGTAGTTAAGAAGAAGTCTGGGGTTCTGAGAAAGGGTGGTTTGGGTAAAATGAATTGTGGGGTTAACTCCAAAGTAAACAAAGGTGTGAGCTTTGCTGAGgatggtgatatttttaggtATCCTCGAGTGAACCTCAAACCGGTTTCAGACAGGGAAGCTGATGGGGTCGATGGGGATGGGGAAGTATTAGTCGATGGCAATGAAGAGCTTATAGAAAATCTTTGCAGGCGAGTTGAGGATCTTGGTGTCTCGTTGAAAGACGTTGAGGTTGATGAGGAAGCTCAGTTGGAGGATGGTGGAGGGTCGCGGGGGAGCAGTGATGCTGAAACTGAGCCAAATTACCGTTCCAGAAAAGAAGGCAAGTTTGGCATTAGGCTCGATCAGGGTGATAATGGAACTTTCGTCTTCTCTGCACCTTTGCCAGCGAAGATGGAAGGAAGGGCTGGTTTTGCCAACAGGCATAAGACTGTAAGATTTGCAGATTAA